In the Populus trichocarpa isolate Nisqually-1 chromosome 1, P.trichocarpa_v4.1, whole genome shotgun sequence genome, one interval contains:
- the LOC7487579 gene encoding sodium/calcium exchanger NCL: MRNSFSFNRRHLVLTIPILLLLLLITTVHSRYSPFDPSDLISDGVHNNQSLNQTTSSPFHLALKSSAEETCEQTYGFLPCTTTVIGNLFLILVYGYLMFFAATYLSSGSELLLQILGPGIIGGLFLPVLGALPDALLILVSGLSGSTETAQSQVSVGMGLLAGSTVMLLTVIWGSCVVVGKCDMSETENSAIDRKDTKRFSLTGSGVSTDIWTCYAARIMAISILPFIVVQLLQTLHSTSGKHLAVLIGLILSLAILISYCLYQVFQPWIQERKLKYTRHKLVMSGILKHLKQRALGRLLADDSSLDESVVQKLFNTIDENGDGCLSASELKALVIGIRFEEIDFDKDDAVSKLIKDFDKTNDNLINFREFINGIQKWLDEAMRVGGGSPDPGPRTHKYLDNFHDKTKKAHALLGSKEPEEGESDGGVKNPRWTSFKASLMLLAGAVIAAAFADPLVDAVDNFSDATSIPTFFISFIALPLATNSSEAVSAIIFASRKKVTTASLTFSELYGAVTMNNVLCLSVFLALVYFRELTWDFSAEVLVICIVCIVMGAFASFRTTFPLWTCFLAYFLYPFSLVLVYVLDYVLGWS; encoded by the exons ATGAGGAACAGTTTCAGTTTTAACAGACGCCACCTCGTCCTCACCATCccaatcctcctcctcctcctcctaatCACAACCGTGCATTCACGTTACTCCCCCTTTGATCCGTCTGATCTAATCTCCGATGGCGTCCACAACAATCAGTCCCTTAATCAAACTACATCATCGCCTTTCCATCTCGCCCTCAAGAGTAGTGCAGAGGAGACGTGCGAGCAGACCTACGGCTTCCTGCCCTGCACTACGACGGTGATTGGAAACTTGTTTTTGATTCTCGTCTATGGCTACTTGATGTTCTTTGCCGCTACATATCTGTCTAGTGGGAGTGAGCTTTTGCTTCAGATTCTGGGACCTGGTATTATTGGTGGCTTGTTTCTTCCCGTCCTTGGTGCTCTTCCTGATGCATTGCTCATTCTCG TTTCTGGACTTTCTGGAAGTACTGAAACTGCTCAAAGCCAGGTCTCGGTTGGAATGGGCTTGTTGGCCGGGTCAACTGTAATGCTTCTTACAGTTATCTGGGGATCGTGTGTTGTTGTCGGAAAATGTGACATGAGTGAGACAGAAAACTCTGCAATAGACCGAAAGGACACAAAAAGATTCAGCCTAACTG GCAGTGGAGTTAGTACTGATATTTGGACATGCTATGCTGCAAGAATAATGGCTATAtctattcttccatttattgtTGTTCAACTACTGCAAACCCTCCATTCAACTTCAGGAAAGCACTTAGCAGTCTTGATTGGGCTAATTTTATCTCTTGCTATCTTGATATCTTACTGTCTTTACCAG GTCTTTCAGCCTTGGATCCAGGAGAGAAAACTTAAGTATACAAGGCACAAACTTGTGATGTCAGGAATTTTAAAGCATTTAAAACAGCGTGCTTTAGGAAGGCTTTTGGCTGATGACAGTTCACTGGATGAAAGTGTCGTACAAAA GTTGTTCAACACTATTGATGAGAATGGTGATGGTTGCCTTTCTGCTTCTGAATTAAAGGCACTGGTCATAGGAATCCGGTTTGAAGAGATAGACTTCGACAAGGATGATGCTgtttctaaattaattaaagattttgaCAAAACTAATGATaatcttattaattttaggGAGTTCATTAATGGTATCCAAAAATGGCTTGATGAGGCAATGCGTGTAGGAGGTGGCTCTCCTGACCCTGGTCCCCGGACACATAAGTACTTGGATAACTTTCATGAT aaaacaaagaaagcacACGCTCTATTGGGGTCTAAGGAACCAGAGGAGGGAGAGAGTGATGGGGGAGTCAAAAACCCCAGGTGGACGTCCTTCAAAGCATCACTGATGTTGTTGGCTGGTGCTGTTATTGCTGCTGCTTTCGCGGATCCTCTGGTGGATGCTGTTGACAATTTCTCTGATGCAACAAGTATTCCTACTTTCTTCATCTCATTTATTGCTCTTCCGTTGGCTACCAACTCTAGTGAAGCTGTATCAGCAATCATTTTCGCTAGCCGTAAGAAAGTCACCACTGCCTCGTTAACATTTTCTGAG CTATATGGGGCAGTCACTATGAATAATGTCCTTTGCCTATCAGTGTTCTTGGCCCTTGTTTACTTCAGGGAATTGACCTGGGACTTCTCAGCTGAAGTGCTGGTTATTTGTATTGTGTGCATCGTGATGGGCGCCTTTGCCAGCTTCCGCACCACATTTCCTCTCTGGACCTGTTTTCTGGCATACTTCCTGTATCCATTCTCTCTGGTACTGGTCTATGTTCTTGATTATGTCTTGGGTTGGTCATAG